A genomic segment from Janibacter sp. DB-40 encodes:
- the gyrA gene encoding DNA gyrase subunit A — protein sequence MTDIPTTDERHDRTEPIDLNAEMQRSYIEYAMSVIVSRALPDVRDGLKPVHRRIVYAMYDGGYRPDRGYNKCSRVVGDVMGQYHPHGDTAIYDAMVRLVQPWSMRYPLIDGQGNFGSAGNDGAAAPRYTECKMAPLSLELVRDIDQETVDFVPNYDGKTMQPDVLPARFPNLLANGSAGIAVGMATQIPPHNLREVAEAAHWMLDHHESTREEALEAITGIIKGPDFPSGALIMGTRGIEDAYRTGRGSIIMRAVVEVEEIQGRTCLVVTELPYQVNPDTLAQKIAEMTKEGRLSGIADIRDETSGRTGQRLVIVLKRDAVAKVVLNNLYKHTQLQTTFGANMLALVDGVPRTLPVSAFIRHWVEHQIDVIVRRTEYRLRKDEAAIHILRGYLKALDMLDEVIALIRRSPTVEEAREGLIQLLDIDEVQARAILDLQLRRLAALERQKIIDEHDEIEARIIDYKDILAKPERQRQIVRDELTEIVDRYGDDRRSRILPYDGDVAMEDLIPEEDVVVTITRGGYAKRTRVDEYRAQKRGGKGVRGATLRGEDVVRNFFTTTSHHWLLFFTNMGRVYRIKAYELPEAAREGRGQHVANLLAFQPEEQIAAVYAIKDYEVAPYLVLATKNGLVKKTRLSEYDSPRTGGLIAIKLREGDELIGAGLVHAEDDLLLVSRNAKSARFNATDEALRPMGRSTSGVKGMQFIGDDSLLALNVIPDGSDPDVFVVFENGVAKRTAASEWTVKNRGIQGVTAANSGKGGQLVGALVVDELDEVMVVMEKGNIVRSAVTEINRTSRNTQGVNFAKPRKGDAIVAVARNVDRGEDTEIEDGEVASDPDAKSVESDSADTGQQGDAPGGDDE from the coding sequence ATGACCGACATCCCCACCACCGACGAGCGGCACGACCGCACCGAACCGATCGACCTCAACGCGGAGATGCAGCGCAGCTACATCGAGTACGCGATGAGCGTCATCGTCTCCCGTGCGCTGCCGGACGTGCGCGACGGCCTCAAGCCCGTGCACCGCCGGATCGTCTACGCCATGTACGACGGCGGCTACCGCCCCGACCGCGGCTACAACAAGTGCTCGCGCGTCGTCGGTGACGTCATGGGCCAGTACCACCCGCACGGCGACACCGCCATCTACGACGCGATGGTCCGCCTCGTGCAGCCGTGGTCGATGCGCTACCCCCTCATCGACGGGCAGGGCAACTTCGGCTCCGCCGGCAACGACGGGGCCGCCGCCCCCCGGTACACCGAGTGCAAGATGGCGCCGCTGTCGCTGGAGCTGGTGCGCGACATCGACCAGGAGACGGTCGACTTCGTCCCCAACTACGACGGCAAGACGATGCAGCCGGACGTGCTGCCGGCCCGCTTCCCCAACCTGCTGGCCAACGGCTCCGCCGGTATCGCCGTCGGCATGGCCACCCAGATCCCGCCGCACAACCTGCGTGAGGTCGCCGAGGCCGCCCACTGGATGCTCGACCACCACGAGAGCACCCGCGAGGAGGCCCTCGAGGCGATCACGGGGATCATCAAGGGACCGGACTTCCCCAGCGGCGCGCTGATCATGGGCACGCGCGGCATCGAGGACGCCTACCGCACCGGCCGCGGCTCGATCATCATGCGCGCGGTCGTCGAGGTCGAGGAGATCCAGGGCCGCACCTGCCTCGTGGTCACCGAGCTGCCCTACCAGGTCAACCCGGACACGCTCGCGCAGAAGATCGCGGAGATGACCAAGGAGGGCCGCCTCTCCGGCATCGCCGACATCCGCGACGAGACCTCCGGTCGCACCGGCCAGCGCCTGGTCATCGTGCTCAAGCGCGACGCCGTGGCCAAGGTCGTGCTCAACAACCTCTACAAGCACACCCAGCTGCAGACCACCTTCGGTGCCAACATGCTGGCCCTGGTCGACGGCGTGCCGCGCACCCTGCCGGTCTCCGCCTTCATCCGGCACTGGGTCGAGCACCAGATCGACGTCATCGTCCGACGCACCGAGTACCGGCTGCGCAAGGACGAGGCCGCGATCCACATCCTGCGCGGCTACCTCAAGGCCCTCGACATGCTCGACGAGGTCATCGCGCTGATCCGCCGCTCGCCGACGGTCGAGGAGGCCCGCGAGGGCCTGATCCAGCTCCTCGACATCGACGAGGTGCAGGCCCGGGCGATCCTCGACCTCCAGCTGCGCCGACTGGCCGCGCTGGAGCGGCAGAAGATCATCGACGAGCACGACGAGATCGAAGCCCGGATCATCGACTACAAGGACATCCTCGCCAAGCCCGAGCGGCAGCGCCAGATCGTGCGGGACGAGCTGACCGAGATCGTCGACCGCTACGGCGACGACCGTCGCAGCCGGATCCTTCCCTACGACGGTGACGTCGCCATGGAGGACCTCATCCCCGAGGAGGACGTCGTCGTCACGATCACCCGCGGCGGCTACGCCAAGCGCACGCGGGTGGACGAGTACCGGGCCCAGAAGCGCGGCGGGAAGGGGGTGCGCGGCGCCACCCTGCGGGGCGAGGACGTCGTGCGCAACTTCTTCACCACGACCTCCCACCACTGGCTGCTCTTCTTCACCAACATGGGCCGGGTCTACCGGATCAAGGCCTACGAGCTCCCCGAGGCGGCGCGTGAGGGCAGGGGCCAGCACGTGGCCAACCTGCTCGCCTTCCAGCCGGAGGAGCAGATCGCGGCCGTCTACGCGATCAAGGACTACGAGGTCGCGCCGTACCTCGTGCTCGCGACCAAGAACGGCCTGGTGAAGAAGACCCGGCTGAGCGAGTACGACTCGCCCCGCACCGGCGGGCTGATCGCGATCAAGCTGCGCGAGGGCGACGAGCTCATCGGCGCCGGTCTGGTCCACGCGGAGGACGACCTGCTGCTCGTCTCGCGCAATGCCAAGTCGGCACGCTTCAACGCCACGGACGAGGCGCTCCGGCCCATGGGCCGCTCGACGAGCGGTGTGAAGGGAATGCAGTTCATCGGCGATGACTCGTTGCTCGCCCTCAACGTCATCCCCGACGGCAGCGACCCGGACGTCTTCGTCGTCTTCGAGAACGGCGTCGCCAAGCGCACCGCGGCCTCCGAGTGGACTGTCAAGAATCGTGGCATCCAGGGCGTGACGGCTGCCAACTCCGGCAAGGGCGGCCAGCTCGTCGGTGCCCTCGTCGTCGACGAGCTCGACGAGGTCATGGTCGTGATGGAGAAGGGCAACATCGTCCGCTCCGCCGTCACCGAGATCAACCGCACCAGCCGCAACACGCAGGGCGTGAACTTCGCCAAGCCCCGCAAGGGCGACGCGATCGTCGCGGTCGCCCGGAATGTCGACCGTGGCGAAGACACGGAGATCGAGGACGGGGAGGTAGCGTCGGACCCTGACGCGAAGTCCGTCGAGAGCGACTCGGCGGATACCGGCCAGCAGGGGGACGCCCCCGGAGGTGACGACGAGTGA
- a CDS encoding DUF3566 domain-containing protein, protein MRLMVSRVDPFSVMKVGFLVSVAMGIAFVVMTAVLWMLMGAMGVFDTVNELAGQILGEGSGTEFDIMDFVGFGRVLSLSIIVAVIDVVLMTAIVTLGAFLYNIVASLVGGIHLTLTDD, encoded by the coding sequence GTGCGGCTCATGGTCTCCCGGGTCGACCCCTTCTCGGTCATGAAGGTCGGCTTCCTGGTCTCCGTGGCCATGGGCATCGCCTTCGTGGTGATGACGGCGGTCCTGTGGATGCTCATGGGTGCCATGGGCGTCTTCGACACGGTCAACGAGCTCGCCGGGCAGATCCTCGGCGAGGGCTCGGGCACGGAGTTCGACATCATGGACTTCGTCGGCTTCGGCCGGGTCCTGTCGCTGTCGATCATCGTCGCCGTCATCGACGTCGTGCTCATGACGGCGATCGTGACGCTCGGGGCCTTCCTCTACAACATCGTGGCGAGCCTCGTCGGCGGCATCCACCTGACCCTGACCGACGACTGA
- a CDS encoding DLW-39 family protein, with amino-acid sequence MKKVLALAAAAAAGAVYARRKVEQQRSEKDLHAATSRMRTPAAASGGAWAAATERPT; translated from the coding sequence ATGAAGAAGGTTCTCGCCCTCGCCGCCGCTGCCGCAGCCGGGGCGGTGTACGCCCGGCGCAAGGTCGAGCAGCAGCGGTCCGAGAAGGATCTGCACGCCGCGACGTCCCGGATGAGGACTCCCGCCGCGGCGAGCGGTGGAGCATGGGCGGCCGCGACGGAGCGCCCGACCTGA
- a CDS encoding alpha/beta hydrolase, with protein sequence MSTVETTTNPEVAETIDVNGIATNYHDVGEGDPVLLIHGSGPGVSAYANWRVVLPELSRTHRVIAPDVLGFGYTERPEGVTYDMATWTEHLVGLMDALGIEKAAVVGNSFGGALALNVAAHHPERVSRLVLMGAVGVPFEITEGLDKVWGFEPSLENMVDLMDVFAYDRSLLTEDLARLRLEAATRPGVHEAYSSMFPAPRQNSVEAMTIPDQDIRAITQPTLIIHGRDDEVIPLSNSMRLHELIEQSQLHVFGQCGHWVQIEHTKDFTQLVEAFLA encoded by the coding sequence ATGAGCACTGTCGAGACCACCACCAACCCCGAGGTCGCCGAGACGATCGACGTCAACGGCATCGCGACGAACTACCACGACGTGGGCGAGGGCGACCCCGTCCTGCTGATCCACGGCTCCGGCCCCGGCGTGAGCGCCTACGCGAACTGGCGCGTGGTCCTGCCCGAGCTGTCGCGCACCCATCGCGTCATCGCGCCGGACGTCCTCGGCTTCGGCTACACCGAGCGTCCGGAGGGCGTCACCTACGACATGGCGACGTGGACCGAGCACCTCGTCGGCCTCATGGACGCCCTGGGCATCGAGAAGGCCGCGGTCGTGGGCAACAGCTTCGGCGGCGCACTCGCGCTCAACGTCGCGGCACACCACCCGGAGCGGGTGAGCAGGCTCGTCCTCATGGGCGCGGTGGGCGTGCCCTTCGAGATCACCGAGGGCCTGGACAAGGTGTGGGGCTTCGAGCCCTCCCTGGAGAACATGGTCGACCTCATGGACGTCTTCGCCTACGACCGCTCGCTCCTGACCGAGGACCTGGCCCGGCTCCGGCTCGAGGCCGCCACCCGCCCGGGCGTGCACGAGGCCTACAGCTCGATGTTCCCGGCGCCGCGGCAGAACTCGGTCGAGGCGATGACGATCCCCGACCAGGACATCCGCGCCATCACGCAGCCGACGCTGATCATCCACGGCCGCGACGACGAGGTCATCCCGCTGAGCAACTCCATGCGCCTCCACGAGCTCATCGAGCAGTCCCAGTTGCACGTCTTCGGCCAGTGCGGTCACTGGGTGCAGATCGAGCACACCAAGGACTTCACCCAGCTCGTCGAGGCCTTCCTGGCCTGA
- a CDS encoding MmcQ/YjbR family DNA-binding protein, translating to MAAADTIRDHALSLPGAWPDEPWEGDLVAKVGPAAKGRIFAFLGARSVGVKAGATREEADEWLARYPHDAAVMAYIGRSGWNTLTIGGAIPLDELLEAVEDSYETVVAKLPRKHRPVP from the coding sequence GTGGCCGCCGCCGACACCATCCGTGACCACGCCCTCTCCCTCCCGGGAGCGTGGCCGGACGAGCCGTGGGAGGGCGACCTCGTCGCGAAGGTCGGGCCCGCGGCGAAGGGCAGGATCTTCGCCTTCCTCGGCGCCCGGTCCGTCGGTGTCAAGGCCGGCGCCACCCGGGAGGAGGCCGACGAGTGGCTCGCCCGCTACCCGCACGATGCCGCGGTCATGGCCTACATCGGCCGCAGCGGTTGGAACACGCTGACCATCGGCGGAGCCATCCCGCTCGACGAGCTGCTCGAGGCGGTCGAGGACTCCTACGAGACGGTCGTGGCCAAGCTGCCCAGGAAGCACCGGCCCGTGCCGTGA
- a CDS encoding peptidylprolyl isomerase, with the protein MKAILHTNHGDISIELFPNQAPKTVDNFAGLATGEKEYTDDAGRSNPTKFYDGLGFHRVIPGFMIQGGCPLGQGTGGPGYSFDDEIHPDLTFSKPYLLAMANAGKRMGKGTNGSQFFVTVGETPWLNGKHTIFGEVSDGPSREVVDAIAAVPTGAMDKPAEPVTIDSVEIIRD; encoded by the coding sequence ATGAAGGCGATCCTGCACACGAACCACGGCGACATCTCCATCGAGCTGTTCCCCAACCAGGCCCCCAAGACGGTCGACAACTTCGCCGGTCTCGCCACCGGTGAGAAGGAGTACACCGACGACGCGGGCCGCTCCAACCCCACGAAGTTCTACGACGGTCTCGGTTTCCACCGGGTCATCCCCGGCTTCATGATCCAGGGCGGGTGCCCGCTGGGGCAGGGCACCGGTGGCCCCGGCTACTCCTTCGACGACGAGATCCACCCCGACCTGACCTTCTCCAAGCCGTACCTGCTCGCCATGGCCAACGCCGGCAAGCGGATGGGCAAGGGCACCAACGGGTCGCAGTTCTTCGTCACCGTCGGGGAGACCCCGTGGCTGAACGGCAAGCACACGATCTTCGGCGAGGTCTCCGACGGCCCGAGCCGCGAGGTGGTCGACGCGATCGCCGCCGTCCCGACCGGTGCGATGGACAAGCCGGCCGAGCCGGTCACCATCGACTCCGTCGAGATCATCCGGGACTGA
- a CDS encoding rhomboid family intramembrane serine protease: MTQPPQGWGGATGPRDGAGGSDVPVCPRHPDRVSYIRCQRCRRPACPECQRSAAVGVQCVDCLREQAKGERRPVTVLGGRAGADKPYLTMTIIAICVLVWIGEQISPQVFQAVAFAPVLGAIEPWRFITSAFAHSPNQIMHIGFNMFALWIVGSYLEQMMGWARYLAIYLVTAVAGTVAWLLFQPVAWGVPGSNTPLVGASGAVFGLFAAVIVLNRHLGRDSSSMVAIVGINAVIGFIIPNVAWEAHLGGLVAGAIVALALTVARTRRSPVIAWAGILGVLAVVLALAVAKYALSPGAPMLLG, translated from the coding sequence GTGACCCAGCCGCCCCAGGGCTGGGGAGGAGCCACCGGACCGCGTGACGGTGCCGGTGGCTCCGACGTTCCGGTCTGCCCCCGGCACCCGGACCGGGTCTCCTACATCCGCTGCCAGCGCTGCCGCCGGCCGGCCTGCCCGGAGTGCCAGCGCAGCGCCGCGGTGGGCGTCCAGTGCGTGGACTGCCTCCGGGAGCAGGCGAAGGGGGAACGCCGCCCGGTCACCGTCCTCGGCGGGCGTGCCGGGGCCGACAAGCCGTACCTGACCATGACGATCATCGCGATCTGCGTGCTCGTGTGGATCGGTGAGCAGATCTCCCCGCAGGTGTTCCAGGCGGTCGCTTTCGCGCCGGTGCTCGGCGCGATCGAGCCGTGGCGGTTCATCACCTCGGCGTTCGCCCACAGCCCGAACCAGATCATGCACATCGGCTTCAACATGTTCGCCCTGTGGATCGTCGGCAGCTACCTCGAGCAGATGATGGGCTGGGCGCGCTACCTCGCGATCTACCTCGTGACGGCCGTCGCCGGGACGGTGGCCTGGCTGCTCTTCCAGCCGGTCGCGTGGGGCGTGCCGGGCTCCAACACCCCGCTCGTGGGTGCCTCGGGGGCCGTCTTCGGCCTCTTCGCCGCGGTCATCGTGCTCAACCGGCACCTCGGCCGCGACAGCTCGAGCATGGTCGCGATCGTCGGCATCAACGCCGTCATCGGCTTCATCATCCCCAACGTCGCGTGGGAGGCCCACCTCGGCGGTCTCGTGGCCGGTGCCATCGTCGCGCTGGCCCTGACCGTGGCCCGCACCCGGCGCAGCCCGGTCATCGCCTGGGCGGGGATCCTCGGTGTCCTCGCCGTGGTGCTCGCCCTCGCGGTGGCCAAGTACGCGCTCTCCCCGGGGGCACCCATGCTTCTCGGCTGA
- a CDS encoding cell division protein CrgA — protein MAKSADDAKDTPAKKASATGKAKASRLSRSGDPSKRAKADAAVDEAEAKQRHKAKAQRVGNPPWFVPVMLSLMIIGGLWVVTFYITKQQYPVPSWGMWNLGVGFGLVLAGFAMTTRWK, from the coding sequence GTGGCGAAGTCCGCCGATGACGCGAAGGACACCCCGGCGAAGAAGGCCTCGGCCACCGGGAAGGCGAAGGCCAGCCGGCTCTCGCGCTCCGGCGACCCGAGCAAGCGTGCCAAGGCGGACGCAGCCGTTGACGAGGCCGAGGCCAAGCAGCGGCACAAGGCCAAGGCGCAGCGGGTCGGCAACCCACCGTGGTTCGTGCCGGTGATGCTCTCGCTCATGATCATCGGTGGGTTGTGGGTCGTGACCTTCTACATCACCAAGCAGCAGTACCCCGTCCCCAGCTGGGGGATGTGGAACCTCGGCGTCGGCTTCGGTCTGGTGCTCGCCGGGTTCGCCATGACGACCAGGTGGAAGTAG
- a CDS encoding DUF881 domain-containing protein, whose product MADDETSGAQETGPTPDDGPPRGPRPRVGRLGAWLTHRPTGWSALVPVIALGAGLLFATSSATARGTDLRAESADLPGLIQEGTRENERAAQRVEVLREDIERLTREAAPGSERLREIDRRSTLVADDAGLVPATGEAVSVTLDDAHLDADEIPTGFTVNDVIVHQQDVQGVVNALWRGGAEAMQIMDQRVISTSAVRCVGNTLILQGRVYSPPFTITAVGDPERLQEALDEDPAVDVYRQYVDAVGLGYEVTVDEQRELPAFSGQTGLEHARAMPDER is encoded by the coding sequence GTGGCCGATGACGAGACCTCTGGCGCGCAGGAGACGGGCCCGACCCCGGACGACGGGCCCCCCAGGGGTCCTCGCCCCCGCGTCGGGCGCCTCGGCGCGTGGCTGACCCACCGTCCCACCGGGTGGTCCGCGCTCGTCCCCGTCATCGCGCTGGGTGCCGGGCTGCTCTTCGCGACCTCCAGCGCCACCGCCCGCGGGACCGACCTGCGGGCGGAGAGCGCCGACCTGCCGGGCCTCATCCAGGAGGGCACCCGTGAGAACGAACGGGCCGCGCAGCGGGTCGAGGTCCTGCGCGAGGACATCGAGCGGTTGACGCGCGAGGCGGCGCCCGGGAGCGAGCGGCTGCGCGAGATCGACCGCAGGAGCACCCTCGTGGCCGACGACGCGGGCCTGGTCCCGGCCACGGGCGAGGCAGTGAGCGTCACCCTCGACGACGCCCACCTCGATGCCGACGAGATCCCCACCGGCTTCACCGTCAACGACGTGATCGTCCACCAGCAGGACGTCCAGGGCGTCGTCAACGCGCTGTGGCGCGGTGGTGCCGAGGCGATGCAGATCATGGACCAGCGGGTGATCTCCACCAGTGCGGTGCGCTGCGTCGGCAACACCCTGATCCTCCAGGGCCGTGTCTACTCGCCACCCTTCACCATCACCGCCGTCGGTGACCCCGAGAGGCTGCAGGAGGCGCTCGACGAGGACCCCGCCGTCGACGTCTATCGCCAGTACGTCGACGCCGTCGGTCTCGGCTACGAGGTGACGGTGGACGAGCAGCGCGAGCTGCCCGCCTTCTCGGGCCAGACCGGTCTGGAGCACGCCCGGGCCATGCCCGACGAGCGGTGA
- a CDS encoding aminodeoxychorismate/anthranilate synthase component II, translating to MSQILVVDNYDSFVFTIVGYLQQLGAETTVVRNDAISPGDAADFDGVLVSPGPGTPEGAGVSMAMIEACAERAQPMLGVCLGHQALGVVLGARVGRAPELLHGKTSRVLHDEDGVLAGLSSPFTATRYHSLTIDPATVPEDLVPNGHTESGVIMAARHRSLPLHGVQFHPESVLTEGGHRVLANWLGMTGDSGAVARSDGMSPLVRDVEGVARVVAQG from the coding sequence GTGAGCCAGATCCTCGTCGTCGACAACTACGACAGCTTCGTCTTCACCATCGTCGGGTACCTGCAGCAGCTCGGTGCCGAGACGACGGTGGTGCGCAACGACGCCATCTCCCCCGGGGACGCGGCGGACTTCGACGGGGTCCTCGTCTCGCCGGGGCCCGGCACACCGGAGGGCGCCGGCGTCTCCATGGCGATGATCGAGGCGTGCGCGGAGCGGGCCCAGCCGATGCTGGGTGTCTGCCTGGGGCACCAGGCCCTCGGCGTCGTCCTCGGGGCGCGCGTGGGGCGGGCCCCCGAGCTTCTCCACGGCAAGACCAGCCGCGTCCTCCACGACGAGGACGGCGTGCTCGCCGGTCTCTCCTCCCCCTTCACCGCGACGCGCTACCACTCACTGACGATCGACCCGGCGACGGTCCCCGAGGACCTCGTCCCCAACGGCCACACCGAGTCCGGCGTCATCATGGCCGCCCGGCACCGGAGCCTGCCGCTGCACGGGGTCCAGTTCCACCCCGAGTCGGTCCTGACGGAGGGTGGCCACCGGGTCCTCGCCAACTGGCTGGGGATGACCGGCGACTCCGGGGCGGTCGCGCGCAGTGACGGCATGTCCCCCCTCGTGCGTGACGTCGAGGGCGTCGCCCGGGTCGTCGCGCAGGGCTGA
- a CDS encoding penicillin-binding protein 2 produces MNQPIRRLSMLVAAMFVAILASSTWIQVLGAQDINNADGNRRTQLENYARERGQILLGGQPIATSEPSQDDLQWQRVYTQPELYSHVTGYYSFTYGPGGGVEGAADGLLSGRDDKLFYDRITGTIAGRTPKGASLELTIRPEVQRAAEEALGDQRGAVIALDPRTGAILAMVSHPDYNPNGLVSHDPNVEKETWERLTSAPGNPLVNRTIGGNLYPPGSVFKIITAAAALEDGEWDADSTLPGPANLDLPQTDVGLPNHGGLACGPGDEVDFDIAMQDSCNTAFGWLGMELGGEKIREQANQFGFGDDLEVPMDVAPSTIPEDLSPAQEAQVGIGQYEVRVTPLQVAMVSAAVANDGDVMRPYMIQSVLGSDLSTIDETNPEQLSEAMGSSTSDELTEMMELVVSNGTGTQAAVPGVSVAGKTGTAEHAPDASPHAWFTGFAPSDNPEIAVAVVVEEGGRAGSEASGGAVAGPISSAVMKAALQ; encoded by the coding sequence ATGAACCAACCGATCCGCCGCCTGTCGATGCTCGTCGCCGCGATGTTCGTGGCGATCCTGGCCTCCAGCACCTGGATCCAGGTGCTGGGCGCCCAGGACATCAACAACGCCGACGGCAACCGCCGCACCCAGCTGGAGAACTACGCCCGCGAGCGCGGGCAGATCCTCCTCGGTGGGCAGCCGATCGCGACGTCCGAGCCGTCACAGGACGACCTCCAGTGGCAGCGCGTCTACACCCAGCCCGAGCTCTACAGCCACGTCACCGGCTACTACTCCTTCACCTACGGCCCCGGCGGCGGTGTCGAGGGGGCGGCCGACGGGCTGCTCTCGGGGCGCGACGACAAGCTCTTCTACGACCGGATCACGGGCACCATCGCCGGCCGCACGCCCAAGGGCGCCAGCCTCGAGCTGACGATCCGACCCGAGGTGCAGCGCGCCGCCGAGGAGGCGCTCGGGGACCAGCGCGGCGCGGTCATCGCCCTCGACCCGCGCACCGGGGCGATCCTCGCGATGGTCTCGCACCCCGACTACAACCCCAACGGGCTGGTCAGCCACGACCCGAACGTCGAGAAGGAGACCTGGGAGAGGCTCACCTCCGCCCCGGGCAACCCCCTCGTCAACCGGACCATCGGCGGGAACCTCTACCCCCCGGGCTCGGTCTTCAAGATCATCACCGCCGCAGCCGCCCTCGAGGACGGCGAGTGGGACGCGGACTCGACGCTCCCCGGGCCGGCGAACCTCGACCTGCCGCAGACCGACGTCGGTCTGCCCAACCACGGTGGCCTGGCCTGCGGCCCCGGCGACGAGGTCGACTTCGACATCGCGATGCAGGACTCGTGCAACACCGCCTTCGGCTGGCTCGGCATGGAGCTGGGCGGGGAGAAGATCCGCGAGCAGGCGAACCAGTTCGGCTTCGGTGACGACCTCGAGGTCCCGATGGACGTCGCCCCCTCCACGATCCCGGAGGACCTCAGCCCCGCGCAGGAGGCACAGGTCGGGATCGGTCAGTACGAGGTGCGCGTGACGCCGCTGCAGGTGGCCATGGTCAGTGCAGCCGTCGCGAACGACGGGGACGTCATGAGGCCCTACATGATCCAGTCGGTCCTCGGGTCCGACCTGTCGACGATCGACGAGACGAACCCGGAGCAGCTCTCCGAGGCCATGGGCTCCTCCACGTCCGACGAGCTCACCGAGATGATGGAGCTCGTCGTCTCGAACGGCACGGGCACCCAGGCAGCGGTGCCCGGGGTCAGCGTCGCCGGCAAGACCGGGACCGCCGAGCACGCCCCCGACGCCTCGCCGCACGCGTGGTTCACCGGTTTCGCGCCGTCGGACAACCCCGAGATCGCCGTCGCGGTCGTCGTCGAGGAGGGCGGACGGGCCGGCAGCGAGGCCTCCGGCGGGGCCGTGGCCGGACCGATCAGCAGCGCCGTGATGAAGGCGGCTCTCCAGTGA
- a CDS encoding FtsW/RodA/SpoVE family cell cycle protein, translating into MSRAITTITPARGRNIELLLTALALGVVVLAYVNVTVAQDGEIPPDLLGHAGVLGLIALGVHLVLRWRASFADPIILPVVTLLNGIGLVMIHRLDLAAGEDFTSGLASRQVLWTGLGVAIALVVLVTLRDHRTLRGLTYTSGLLALVFIAMPLTPLGHTVYGARIWIKLGIFTFQPAEVAKILLAIFFAGYLVQTRDMLALAGRKFMGLSFPRARDLGPLLIACVVAALVLVLENDFGTTLLLFGLFVAMLYVATERISWIVLGLGFAAIGAFIAYQFASHIQTRILCWTDTFSQEGAEQCGQLATGIMGMAAGGISGTGLGRGRPWMTPLPESDFIFTSLAEELGLIGVFAIILLYALLIERGLRSAIGLRDGFGKLLATGLTFVLAIQIFVVIGGVTRVIPLTGLTLPFVAYGGSSLLTNWTLVAILLRISDHARRPEPEFDPASMDAPTQVVKTR; encoded by the coding sequence ATGAGTCGAGCGATCACGACCATCACCCCGGCCCGGGGCCGCAACATCGAGCTGCTGCTCACCGCACTGGCGCTCGGTGTCGTCGTCCTCGCCTACGTGAACGTCACCGTGGCCCAGGACGGCGAGATCCCGCCCGACCTCCTCGGCCACGCCGGAGTCCTCGGCCTGATCGCGCTCGGGGTGCACCTCGTGCTCCGCTGGCGGGCCAGCTTCGCCGACCCCATCATCCTGCCCGTCGTCACGCTGCTCAACGGCATCGGCCTGGTGATGATCCACCGCCTCGACCTCGCCGCGGGCGAGGACTTCACCTCCGGCCTGGCCTCACGGCAGGTGCTGTGGACCGGTCTCGGCGTCGCCATCGCGCTGGTCGTGCTCGTCACACTGCGCGACCACCGGACGCTGCGCGGACTGACCTACACGTCGGGACTCCTCGCGCTCGTCTTCATCGCGATGCCGCTGACCCCGCTCGGTCACACCGTGTACGGCGCCCGCATCTGGATCAAGCTCGGGATCTTCACCTTCCAGCCGGCCGAGGTCGCGAAGATCCTGCTGGCGATCTTCTTCGCCGGGTACCTCGTGCAGACCCGCGACATGCTCGCCCTGGCGGGCCGCAAGTTCATGGGCCTCTCCTTCCCCCGCGCCCGCGACCTCGGGCCGCTGCTCATCGCCTGCGTCGTGGCGGCACTCGTGCTCGTGCTCGAGAACGACTTCGGCACGACGCTGCTGCTCTTCGGCCTCTTCGTCGCCATGCTCTACGTGGCGACGGAGCGGATCTCCTGGATCGTGCTCGGGCTCGGCTTCGCGGCGATCGGTGCCTTCATCGCGTACCAGTTCGCCAGCCACATCCAGACCCGCATCCTGTGCTGGACCGACACCTTCTCGCAGGAGGGCGCCGAGCAGTGCGGTCAGCTGGCCACGGGAATCATGGGCATGGCCGCGGGCGGGATCTCCGGCACCGGCCTGGGGCGCGGCCGTCCCTGGATGACGCCGCTGCCTGAGTCGGACTTCATCTTCACCAGCCTCGCCGAGGAGCTCGGCCTGATCGGCGTCTTCGCCATCATCCTGCTCTACGCCCTGCTCATCGAGCGCGGGCTGCGCTCGGCCATCGGCCTGCGTGACGGCTTCGGCAAGCTGCTCGCCACCGGCCTGACCTTCGTCCTAGCGATCCAGATCTTCGTCGTCATCGGGGGCGTCACCCGGGTCATCCCGCTGACCGGCCTGACCCTCCCCTTCGTCGCCTACGGCGGGTCCTCGCTGCTGACCAACTGGACCCTCGTCGCCATCCTGCTGCGCATCAGCGACCACGCACGCCGTCCCGAGCCGGAGTTCGACCCGGCCTCGATGGACGCGCCCACCCAGGTGGTGAAGACGCGATGA